The DNA segment CGCGGGCCAAGGCTTGTGCCTCCAGGGCTTCGGAGATTTCAGCCTGCCCAGCCTCCACGCGGGCGTGAGTGAAATGCTCCAAGAAGAAGCTGATGGTTGGTGCGCCGAGGCTGAAGTGCAGTTTGTGCAGCACGATGCACTCGAGGTTGCAGAGTTGCTGCCGGGAGAAGGCACCGCAGCACAGGGCCAGGAGCTGTTTCACGCGTGGCGGGTGCACCTCCACCTGTTAATACAGGGGCGTTCAGACCCCGCAAAGCAGCATCCAGGGCCGGACGCCCACCCCCATATGAAATCCCGGAGAAAACCAGCactccctctgtcccccatcccTTCCAGCGAGATAGCTGGGCCGTCGCCTCTGCGTTACTTCCCCTTTAATCACCTGGGGTATAGTTCCAGCGTAGTTTCTCTAACTGGACAGTAGTCCAGCtaaaaaaagatttgagaagTTTTAAAGACTTTTCCCCCCGGGGGGCCTAGAATAACAAGGCTACCACGAGCTGTTGGGACTTACTCTTGGGACTGACTTCAGCCTATTTCTTTGGGGGCCGGGTGAAAGGACtgttggttgggggtgggggaaaactGTCAAGTTAAAGCTGTGGGGTGCATACGTTTGGAAATGTATAACAAAATTAATTCAGAAAGCCCAGCACTAAGTCGTGTGCACTTGGAAAGCCGGGTGGTGACCAGAGAGTGGCCAAGAGTTTGGCAGTCCCCTAAGACCCCGTGTGCAAGTACCTGTTTGCAAGCGATGAGCAGGGACGTGACCCCCAGCAGCTGGAAGCAGTCTGCAGCCACAGGGGTGGtggtaagaaagcggtccagagTGTTCACCGCCAGGCACAGCGATTCGAAGGAGAGACGAAATTGGCGATGCACGGGGATCAGCCAGCTAAGCAGCTTACAGCGGGATTCCGCCGTTACCTGccgggagggaggtggggagaggaccGGCTGAGCCTAGCGCAAAGAAGGTCTGCGTCAGGGACCAGCCAAAAAAACCTAGGGAGCTTCCCTGGAGGAAGGCACAAAGGAGAAACGTAAATGCGCTGGTAACTGGGGAAAAACTGGGCAGCGCTGCTGCGCAGAGAGCAATGGACGGGCAAGGGGCCGGAATGCTCACATTCGTACCTGGCCCTCGGGCCGCGTGTGTATTACACATTACCTTGTGTAATCCTCGGATCAATTCAAGTGAGAGGAAAGGGCCCCTACTATTCAGATTAAGAAACAAGCTCAGAATTGTTAAATAGCTTGCCCGGGGTCGGGAGGAGTCCTTACTCGAGGCTAGAAACTTTCTTGACTCGTCTGCATTCTACCGTGTCCCCGCTAACCAGTATGGAAACTTCGGACAAGTCACTTAAGCCATCTAGGCCCCACTCTTCTCCATTTGTAAAACCAGGACGGTGGCCCGGTCCTCCAAAGCCCCTTCCCGCTTGGACTGAGAACCTCCGTGAGCGCGGGCGGGGGCGCTGCGGAGAGCAAACAGCCGAAGAAAGAGCAAGAGGAGAGGCGGTGGGGTGCTCGCTCTACCAGCGCCTCACTTGTGGCTGCCGCGCCAGCGACTCCCGCGGGTGGAAGTGGCTCTCCTTCGCCTTGCGGAAGACGTAGCAGCTCTGACCGTAGTCACGAAAGGTCTGTAGATCTAGCTGCTCCAACTGCTGGGCAGGAGCAGGTAGGGGGCTGCAGCCTAGCGCCGCGGAAGCTGCTGGACTGTCTGCACCATCAGATCCGGAGCTGGGGGACTCGAACACGTCGCAAACACCGGAGTCTCCGGGGAGTGGGCACGGGCTCAGTGGCTGCAGCGGCTGCTTCCTCCGGAGACGTGGGCGCCTGTTCTTCTTCACCGGGGCGCGGAGGTTCTGGTCGTCCCGCCTCCTAGCCCGGGCGGCGGGGCTCACGAGACTCGTGGGGCAGGGGGTCACCATTATGCAGTCTGGTGGCTGCTCGGTGATTCCCCACCTGCGGGGAACCGAAGGCCCTCAAGAAAGTGCGAAATAGGCTGGCGAAATCGGCGGCGAGGCCCTAAGTACTCGGCGGGCTTCTGCCCTCTACCACACCCCTGGCTTCTCACTGGCTGATTACTGAGCGGCACGAGGCCGAGTTTTCCCGGCTAAAGAACCGCTTCTGAGCGAGCGGCAGGCAGCGTCCGGCTTGCGCAGCCCGCAAGGGAGAGGAGGAGCTACTCGAGTATGAGCGCACCCGCGGGGAGTTGCCAGCTCCGCGCGCGTCCTGCGTTACCCAGGTAACCCAGGTTAGCAGCTGGAGCAGTGCGCGCCTCcaagggtgggggcggggcggtggcCTGGCCGAGAGGGCGCCGAGTACCGCCCAGGGGCTCAATTGCTCCGGGAAAAAGATTCCGCGGCTGTCGCCGAGTCCTGGTCCGGTTAATCTCGTACGTGCTAGCGCTTTCTACGCAGCCTCTAATCCAGGTTGGTAATTTTGCAAAAG comes from the Prionailurus bengalensis isolate Pbe53 chromosome A1, Fcat_Pben_1.1_paternal_pri, whole genome shotgun sequence genome and includes:
- the CCNO gene encoding cyclin-O: MVTPCPTSLVSPAARARRRDDQNLRAPVKKNRRPRLRRKQPLQPLSPCPLPGDSGVCDVFESPSSGSDGADSPAASAALGCSPLPAPAQQLEQLDLQTFRDYGQSCYVFRKAKESHFHPRESLARQPQVTAESRCKLLSWLIPVHRQFRLSFESLCLAVNTLDRFLTTTPVAADCFQLLGVTSLLIACKQVEVHPPRVKQLLALCCGAFSRQQLCNLECIVLHKLHFSLGAPTISFFLEHFTHARVEAGQAEISEALEAQALARGVAELSLADYAFTSYTPSLLAICCLALADRMLQLPRPVDLRLGGHPEAALQDCLSKLQLLVAINETSLTHMLPFQICEKCSLSPKLK